Proteins encoded in a region of the Zea mays cultivar B73 chromosome 4, Zm-B73-REFERENCE-NAM-5.0, whole genome shotgun sequence genome:
- the LOC100381886 gene encoding uncharacterized protein isoform X3, whose amino-acid sequence MARDLSPEVERLMRSREVNTKKKAALCSIRIVRKVPDLAENFMGLAASLLKEKHHGVLISAIQLCTELCKASKDSLEYLRKNCIEGLARILRDVSNRSYAPEYDVSGIVDPFLHIRVLKLLRILGQGDADCSEYMNDILAQVATKTESNKNAGNAILYECVQTIMGIEATSGLRVLAINILGRFLSNRDNNIRYVALNMLMRAITVDALAVQRHRTTILECVKDADASIRKRALELVYLLVNDTNVKPLTKELIDYLNIADPDFIGDLTVNICSIVEKFSQEKLWYLDQMFNVLSLAGNHVKDDICHALIVVLSNTSELQGYSVRSLYKALQEYGKQGSLVRVAVWCIGEYGEMLVNNVGMLDGEEPIKVTESDAVDAVEVALNRYSADMTTGAMCLVALLKLSSRFPLTSERIKQIVAQNKGNVVLELQQRSIEFTSIIQRHQSIRSSLLERMPVLDEASYLVKRATATQSTISADKIAPTVTPGSLKLPNGVAKPTSAPLADLLDFSSDGAPASTVASTTTPNDFLQDLLGIGGVSSSTTGVTSTASTDILMDLLSIGSSPSQNGTPVTDFRHPGQAESKPVPGVPEAVDLLGSLSPAESKPTPVVPKDMDLLDGLSSNTSISGHENTTHPSITAFQSATLKITFDFKMKLGNPRETTIHATFTNLTSSTFTDFIFQAAVPKFIQLRLDPASGNTVPANGSGSVTQGLNITNNQQGQKPLAMRIRMSYKVNGEDRLEQGQVSNFPSGL is encoded by the exons ATGGCGCGGGATCTTTCACCTGAAGTGGAGAGGTTGATGCGCAGTAGGGAAGTCAATACAAAGAAAAAG GCTGCTTTGTGCTCTATAAGGATTGTCAGGAAAGTGCCAGATTTGGCAGAGAACTTCATGGGCCTGGCTGCATCATTGTTGAAGGAGAAACACCATGGGGTCCTCATATCTGCAATTCAGCTCTGCACAGAACTATGCAAAGCAAGCAAAGATTCTCTAGAGTACCTGAGGAAG AACTGCATCGAAGGTTTGGCTCGCATACTGAGAGATGTGTCCAATAGGTCATATGCTCCGGAGTATGATGTTTCTGGCATTGTTGATCCATTCTTGCATATTCGAGTCCTTAAACTTTTGCGGATCTTGGGTCAAGGAGATGCAGATTGCAGTGAATATATGAATGATATTCTTGCTCAG gttgcaacaaaaactgagtcCAACAAGAATGCTGGAAACGCCATTCTGTATGAATGTGTTCAGACTATAATGGGTATTGAAGCTACTAGTGGTTTACGTGTGCTGGCAATCAATATTTTGGGTAGATTCTTGTCTAACCGTGACAACAATATAAG ATATGTTGCTCTTAACATGCTTATGAGGGCCATTACAGTTGATGCACTAGCAGTGCAGAGACACAGAACAACAATATTAGAGTGTGTAAAG GATGCCGATGCCTCCATTCGCAAAAGGGCTCTTGAACTTGTTTATTTGTTAGTCAATGATACAAATGTAAAGCCTTTGACTAAAGAGCTCATCGATTACTTAAACATAGCGGATCCAGATTTTATAGGAGATCTCACAGTAAATATATGCTCTATAGTTGAAAA GTTTTCTCAAGAGAAGTTATGGTACCTTGACCAGATGTTCAATGTTTTATCTCTG GCTGGAAATCATGTGAAGGATGACATATGTCATGCCCTTATTGTTGTACTAAGTAATACATCAGAGCTTCAAGGATATTCAGTGAGGTCATTGTATAAGGCCTTACAAGAATATGGTAAACAG GGAAGTTTAGTAAGAGTAGCTGTTTGGTGCATTGGTGAATATGGTGAAATGCTGGTGAACAATGTTGGCATGCTGGATGGGGAGGAGCCAATTAAG GTAACAGAATCAGATGCTGTGGATGCTGTAGAGGTCGCTCTTAACCGCTACTCAGCAGATATGACAACTGGAGCAATGTGTCTGGTTGCTCTTCTGAAACTCTCCTCACGATTTCCTTTGACATCAGA GAGGATAAAACAAATAGTTGCCCAGAATAAAGGGAATGTTGTCCTTGAACTACAGCAAAGATCAATTGAATTCACTTCCATTATACAAAGACATCAGTCTATCAG ATCGTCCTTGCTTGAACGCATGCCTGTATTagatgaagctagttatctgGTGAAGCGGGCTACTGCTACACAATCAACTATTTCAGCAGATAAAATTGCTCCAACAGTCACTCCTGGAAGCCTTAAGCTTCCGAATGGTGTAGCAAAACCCACCTCAGCTCCTTTAGCTGATTTGCTTGATTTCAGTTCTGATGGTGCCCCAGCTTCCACCGTTGCTTCTACTACAACACCTAATGATTTTTTGCAAGATCTTCTGGGTATTGGTGGAGTTAGTTCATCAACGACAG GTGTAACTTCAACCGCAAGCACAGATATTCTTATGGATCTTCTGTCCATTGGATCATCTCCATCACAGAATGGCACCCCCGTAACAGACTTCCGTCATCCTGGACAAG CAGAGTCTAAACCTGTTCCTGGTGTACCTGAAGCTGTTGACCTCCTCGGTAGTTTGTCACCAG CCGAGTCTAAACCCACACCAGTTGTACCTAAGGACATGGATCTGCTCGACGGTTTGTCATCAAATACATCTATTTCTG GACATGAGAATACAACCCACCCATCAATAACAGCTTTTCAGAGTGCAACCTTGAAGATCACGTTTGATTTCAAAATGAAGCTTGGAAACCCACGAGAGACTACAATTCATGCCACTTTTACCAATTTGACATCTAGTACTTTTACAGATTTTATTTTTCAGGCTGCTGTTCCAAAG TTCATCCAATTGAGACTGGATCCGGCTAGTGGCAACACTGTTCCAGCTAATGGAAGTGGTTCAGTCACACAAGGGCTCAACATCACCAATAACCAACAGGGACAG AAACCGCTTGCAATGCGGATCCGGATGTCTTATAAAGTGAATGGCGAGGACAGATTGGAACAAGGCCAAGTCAGCAATTTTCCTTCTGGACTATAG
- the LOC100381886 gene encoding uncharacterized protein isoform X1 gives MDTVEKIVEDFASDIAVSPFSSGTSLREMIRAIRACKTAAEERAVVRRECAAIRTAISENEPELRHRNMAKLMFIHMLGYPTHFAQMECLKLIAAAGFPEKRVGYLGLMLLLDERQEVLMLVTNSLKQDLNHTNQFIVGLALCALGNICSAEMARDLSPEVERLMRSREVNTKKKAALCSIRIVRKVPDLAENFMGLAASLLKEKHHGVLISAIQLCTELCKASKDSLEYLRKNCIEGLARILRDVSNRSYAPEYDVSGIVDPFLHIRVLKLLRILGQGDADCSEYMNDILAQVATKTESNKNAGNAILYECVQTIMGIEATSGLRVLAINILGRFLSNRDNNIRYVALNMLMRAITVDALAVQRHRTTILECVKDADASIRKRALELVYLLVNDTNVKPLTKELIDYLNIADPDFIGDLTVNICSIVEKFSQEKLWYLDQMFNVLSLAGNHVKDDICHALIVVLSNTSELQGYSVRSLYKALQEYGKQGSLVRVAVWCIGEYGEMLVNNVGMLDGEEPIKVTESDAVDAVEVALNRYSADMTTGAMCLVALLKLSSRFPLTSERIKQIVAQNKGNVVLELQQRSIEFTSIIQRHQSIRSSLLERMPVLDEASYLVKRATATQSTISADKIAPTVTPGSLKLPNGVAKPTSAPLADLLDFSSDGAPASTVASTTTPNDFLQDLLGIGGVSSSTTGVTSTASTDILMDLLSIGSSPSQNGTPVTDFRHPGQAESKPVPGVPEAVDLLGSLSPAESKPTPVVPKDMDLLDGLSSNTSISGHENTTHPSITAFQSATLKITFDFKMKLGNPRETTIHATFTNLTSSTFTDFIFQAAVPKFIQLRLDPASGNTVPANGSGSVTQGLNITNNQQGQKPLAMRIRMSYKVNGEDRLEQGQVSNFPSGL, from the exons ATGGACACGGTCGAGAAGATCGTCGAGGACTTCGCCTCGGACATCGCCGTGAGCCCCTTCTCCTCCGGGACGAGCCTCCG GGAGATGATACGCGCGATACGCGCGTGCAAGACGGCGGCGGAGGAGCGCGCGGTGGTGCGGCGGGAATGTGCGGCGATACGCACGGCCATCAGCGAGAATGAGCCGGAGCTCCGGCACAGGAACATGGCCAAGCTCATGTTCATCCACATGCTGGGCTACCCCACCCATTTCGCGCAGATGGAGTGCCTCAAGCTCATCGCGGCCGCGGGATTCCCGGAGAAGCGGGTGGGCTACCTCGGCCTCATGCTGCTCCTTGACGAGCGGCAGGAGGTGCTCATGCTCGTCACCAACTCCCTCAAACA AGATCTCAACCACACGAACCAGTTCATCGTGGGCCTTGCATTGTGTGCTCTTGGGAACATCTGCTCTGCTGAAATGGCGCGGGATCTTTCACCTGAAGTGGAGAGGTTGATGCGCAGTAGGGAAGTCAATACAAAGAAAAAG GCTGCTTTGTGCTCTATAAGGATTGTCAGGAAAGTGCCAGATTTGGCAGAGAACTTCATGGGCCTGGCTGCATCATTGTTGAAGGAGAAACACCATGGGGTCCTCATATCTGCAATTCAGCTCTGCACAGAACTATGCAAAGCAAGCAAAGATTCTCTAGAGTACCTGAGGAAG AACTGCATCGAAGGTTTGGCTCGCATACTGAGAGATGTGTCCAATAGGTCATATGCTCCGGAGTATGATGTTTCTGGCATTGTTGATCCATTCTTGCATATTCGAGTCCTTAAACTTTTGCGGATCTTGGGTCAAGGAGATGCAGATTGCAGTGAATATATGAATGATATTCTTGCTCAG gttgcaacaaaaactgagtcCAACAAGAATGCTGGAAACGCCATTCTGTATGAATGTGTTCAGACTATAATGGGTATTGAAGCTACTAGTGGTTTACGTGTGCTGGCAATCAATATTTTGGGTAGATTCTTGTCTAACCGTGACAACAATATAAG ATATGTTGCTCTTAACATGCTTATGAGGGCCATTACAGTTGATGCACTAGCAGTGCAGAGACACAGAACAACAATATTAGAGTGTGTAAAG GATGCCGATGCCTCCATTCGCAAAAGGGCTCTTGAACTTGTTTATTTGTTAGTCAATGATACAAATGTAAAGCCTTTGACTAAAGAGCTCATCGATTACTTAAACATAGCGGATCCAGATTTTATAGGAGATCTCACAGTAAATATATGCTCTATAGTTGAAAA GTTTTCTCAAGAGAAGTTATGGTACCTTGACCAGATGTTCAATGTTTTATCTCTG GCTGGAAATCATGTGAAGGATGACATATGTCATGCCCTTATTGTTGTACTAAGTAATACATCAGAGCTTCAAGGATATTCAGTGAGGTCATTGTATAAGGCCTTACAAGAATATGGTAAACAG GGAAGTTTAGTAAGAGTAGCTGTTTGGTGCATTGGTGAATATGGTGAAATGCTGGTGAACAATGTTGGCATGCTGGATGGGGAGGAGCCAATTAAG GTAACAGAATCAGATGCTGTGGATGCTGTAGAGGTCGCTCTTAACCGCTACTCAGCAGATATGACAACTGGAGCAATGTGTCTGGTTGCTCTTCTGAAACTCTCCTCACGATTTCCTTTGACATCAGA GAGGATAAAACAAATAGTTGCCCAGAATAAAGGGAATGTTGTCCTTGAACTACAGCAAAGATCAATTGAATTCACTTCCATTATACAAAGACATCAGTCTATCAG ATCGTCCTTGCTTGAACGCATGCCTGTATTagatgaagctagttatctgGTGAAGCGGGCTACTGCTACACAATCAACTATTTCAGCAGATAAAATTGCTCCAACAGTCACTCCTGGAAGCCTTAAGCTTCCGAATGGTGTAGCAAAACCCACCTCAGCTCCTTTAGCTGATTTGCTTGATTTCAGTTCTGATGGTGCCCCAGCTTCCACCGTTGCTTCTACTACAACACCTAATGATTTTTTGCAAGATCTTCTGGGTATTGGTGGAGTTAGTTCATCAACGACAG GTGTAACTTCAACCGCAAGCACAGATATTCTTATGGATCTTCTGTCCATTGGATCATCTCCATCACAGAATGGCACCCCCGTAACAGACTTCCGTCATCCTGGACAAG CAGAGTCTAAACCTGTTCCTGGTGTACCTGAAGCTGTTGACCTCCTCGGTAGTTTGTCACCAG CCGAGTCTAAACCCACACCAGTTGTACCTAAGGACATGGATCTGCTCGACGGTTTGTCATCAAATACATCTATTTCTG GACATGAGAATACAACCCACCCATCAATAACAGCTTTTCAGAGTGCAACCTTGAAGATCACGTTTGATTTCAAAATGAAGCTTGGAAACCCACGAGAGACTACAATTCATGCCACTTTTACCAATTTGACATCTAGTACTTTTACAGATTTTATTTTTCAGGCTGCTGTTCCAAAG TTCATCCAATTGAGACTGGATCCGGCTAGTGGCAACACTGTTCCAGCTAATGGAAGTGGTTCAGTCACACAAGGGCTCAACATCACCAATAACCAACAGGGACAG AAACCGCTTGCAATGCGGATCCGGATGTCTTATAAAGTGAATGGCGAGGACAGATTGGAACAAGGCCAAGTCAGCAATTTTCCTTCTGGACTATAG
- the LOC100381886 gene encoding uncharacterized protein LOC100381886: MFNVLSLAGNHVKDDICHALIVVLSNTSELQGYSVRSLYKALQEYGKQGSLVRVAVWCIGEYGEMLVNNVGMLDGEEPIKVTESDAVDAVEVALNRYSADMTTGAMCLVALLKLSSRFPLTSERIKQIVAQNKGNVVLELQQRSIEFTSIIQRHQSIRSSLLERMPVLDEASYLVKRATATQSTISADKIAPTVTPGSLKLPNGVAKPTSAPLADLLDFSSDGAPASTVASTTTPNDFLQDLLGIGGVSSSTTGVTSTASTDILMDLLSIGSSPSQNGTPVTDFRHPGQESKPVPGVPEAVDLLGSLSPAESKPTPVVPKDMDLLDGLSSNTSISGHENTTHPSITAFQSATLKITFDFKMKLGNPRETTIHATFTNLTSSTFTDFIFQAAVPKFIQLRLDPASGNTVPANGSGSVTQGLNITNNQQGQKPLAMRIRMSYKVNGEDRLEQGQVSNFPSGL, encoded by the exons ATGTTCAATGTTTTATCTCTG GCTGGAAATCATGTGAAGGATGACATATGTCATGCCCTTATTGTTGTACTAAGTAATACATCAGAGCTTCAAGGATATTCAGTGAGGTCATTGTATAAGGCCTTACAAGAATATGGTAAACAG GGAAGTTTAGTAAGAGTAGCTGTTTGGTGCATTGGTGAATATGGTGAAATGCTGGTGAACAATGTTGGCATGCTGGATGGGGAGGAGCCAATTAAG GTAACAGAATCAGATGCTGTGGATGCTGTAGAGGTCGCTCTTAACCGCTACTCAGCAGATATGACAACTGGAGCAATGTGTCTGGTTGCTCTTCTGAAACTCTCCTCACGATTTCCTTTGACATCAGA GAGGATAAAACAAATAGTTGCCCAGAATAAAGGGAATGTTGTCCTTGAACTACAGCAAAGATCAATTGAATTCACTTCCATTATACAAAGACATCAGTCTATCAG ATCGTCCTTGCTTGAACGCATGCCTGTATTagatgaagctagttatctgGTGAAGCGGGCTACTGCTACACAATCAACTATTTCAGCAGATAAAATTGCTCCAACAGTCACTCCTGGAAGCCTTAAGCTTCCGAATGGTGTAGCAAAACCCACCTCAGCTCCTTTAGCTGATTTGCTTGATTTCAGTTCTGATGGTGCCCCAGCTTCCACCGTTGCTTCTACTACAACACCTAATGATTTTTTGCAAGATCTTCTGGGTATTGGTGGAGTTAGTTCATCAACGACAG GTGTAACTTCAACCGCAAGCACAGATATTCTTATGGATCTTCTGTCCATTGGATCATCTCCATCACAGAATGGCACCCCCGTAACAGACTTCCGTCATCCTGGACAAG AGTCTAAACCTGTTCCTGGTGTACCTGAAGCTGTTGACCTCCTCGGTAGTTTGTCACCAG CCGAGTCTAAACCCACACCAGTTGTACCTAAGGACATGGATCTGCTCGACGGTTTGTCATCAAATACATCTATTTCTG GACATGAGAATACAACCCACCCATCAATAACAGCTTTTCAGAGTGCAACCTTGAAGATCACGTTTGATTTCAAAATGAAGCTTGGAAACCCACGAGAGACTACAATTCATGCCACTTTTACCAATTTGACATCTAGTACTTTTACAGATTTTATTTTTCAGGCTGCTGTTCCAAAG TTCATCCAATTGAGACTGGATCCGGCTAGTGGCAACACTGTTCCAGCTAATGGAAGTGGTTCAGTCACACAAGGGCTCAACATCACCAATAACCAACAGGGACAG AAACCGCTTGCAATGCGGATCCGGATGTCTTATAAAGTGAATGGCGAGGACAGATTGGAACAAGGCCAAGTCAGCAATTTTCCTTCTGGACTATAG
- the LOC100381886 gene encoding uncharacterized protein isoform X2, whose amino-acid sequence MDTVEKIVEDFASDIAVSPFSSGTSLREMIRAIRACKTAAEERAVVRRECAAIRTAISENEPELRHRNMAKLMFIHMLGYPTHFAQMECLKLIAAAGFPEKRVGYLGLMLLLDERQEVLMLVTNSLKQDLNHTNQFIVGLALCALGNICSAEMARDLSPEVERLMRSREVNTKKKAALCSIRIVRKVPDLAENFMGLAASLLKEKHHGVLISAIQLCTELCKASKDSLEYLRKNCIEGLARILRDVSNRSYAPEYDVSGIVDPFLHIRVLKLLRILGQGDADCSEYMNDILAQVATKTESNKNAGNAILYECVQTIMGIEATSGLRVLAINILGRFLSNRDNNIRYVALNMLMRAITVDALAVQRHRTTILECVKDADASIRKRALELVYLLVNDTNVKPLTKELIDYLNIADPDFIGDLTVNICSIVEKFSQEKLWYLDQMFNVLSLAGNHVKDDICHALIVVLSNTSELQGYSVRSLYKALQEYGKQGSLVRVAVWCIGEYGEMLVNNVGMLDGEEPIKVTESDAVDAVEVALNRYSADMTTGAMCLVALLKLSSRFPLTSERIKQIVAQNKGNVVLELQQRSIEFTSIIQRHQSIRSSLLERMPVLDEASYLVKRATATQSTISADKIAPTVTPGSLKLPNGVAKPTSAPLADLLDFSSDGAPASTVASTTTPNDFLQDLLGIGGVSSSTTGVTSTASTDILMDLLSIGSSPSQNGTPVTDFRHPGQESKPVPGVPEAVDLLGSLSPAESKPTPVVPKDMDLLDGLSSNTSISGHENTTHPSITAFQSATLKITFDFKMKLGNPRETTIHATFTNLTSSTFTDFIFQAAVPKFIQLRLDPASGNTVPANGSGSVTQGLNITNNQQGQKPLAMRIRMSYKVNGEDRLEQGQVSNFPSGL is encoded by the exons ATGGACACGGTCGAGAAGATCGTCGAGGACTTCGCCTCGGACATCGCCGTGAGCCCCTTCTCCTCCGGGACGAGCCTCCG GGAGATGATACGCGCGATACGCGCGTGCAAGACGGCGGCGGAGGAGCGCGCGGTGGTGCGGCGGGAATGTGCGGCGATACGCACGGCCATCAGCGAGAATGAGCCGGAGCTCCGGCACAGGAACATGGCCAAGCTCATGTTCATCCACATGCTGGGCTACCCCACCCATTTCGCGCAGATGGAGTGCCTCAAGCTCATCGCGGCCGCGGGATTCCCGGAGAAGCGGGTGGGCTACCTCGGCCTCATGCTGCTCCTTGACGAGCGGCAGGAGGTGCTCATGCTCGTCACCAACTCCCTCAAACA AGATCTCAACCACACGAACCAGTTCATCGTGGGCCTTGCATTGTGTGCTCTTGGGAACATCTGCTCTGCTGAAATGGCGCGGGATCTTTCACCTGAAGTGGAGAGGTTGATGCGCAGTAGGGAAGTCAATACAAAGAAAAAG GCTGCTTTGTGCTCTATAAGGATTGTCAGGAAAGTGCCAGATTTGGCAGAGAACTTCATGGGCCTGGCTGCATCATTGTTGAAGGAGAAACACCATGGGGTCCTCATATCTGCAATTCAGCTCTGCACAGAACTATGCAAAGCAAGCAAAGATTCTCTAGAGTACCTGAGGAAG AACTGCATCGAAGGTTTGGCTCGCATACTGAGAGATGTGTCCAATAGGTCATATGCTCCGGAGTATGATGTTTCTGGCATTGTTGATCCATTCTTGCATATTCGAGTCCTTAAACTTTTGCGGATCTTGGGTCAAGGAGATGCAGATTGCAGTGAATATATGAATGATATTCTTGCTCAG gttgcaacaaaaactgagtcCAACAAGAATGCTGGAAACGCCATTCTGTATGAATGTGTTCAGACTATAATGGGTATTGAAGCTACTAGTGGTTTACGTGTGCTGGCAATCAATATTTTGGGTAGATTCTTGTCTAACCGTGACAACAATATAAG ATATGTTGCTCTTAACATGCTTATGAGGGCCATTACAGTTGATGCACTAGCAGTGCAGAGACACAGAACAACAATATTAGAGTGTGTAAAG GATGCCGATGCCTCCATTCGCAAAAGGGCTCTTGAACTTGTTTATTTGTTAGTCAATGATACAAATGTAAAGCCTTTGACTAAAGAGCTCATCGATTACTTAAACATAGCGGATCCAGATTTTATAGGAGATCTCACAGTAAATATATGCTCTATAGTTGAAAA GTTTTCTCAAGAGAAGTTATGGTACCTTGACCAGATGTTCAATGTTTTATCTCTG GCTGGAAATCATGTGAAGGATGACATATGTCATGCCCTTATTGTTGTACTAAGTAATACATCAGAGCTTCAAGGATATTCAGTGAGGTCATTGTATAAGGCCTTACAAGAATATGGTAAACAG GGAAGTTTAGTAAGAGTAGCTGTTTGGTGCATTGGTGAATATGGTGAAATGCTGGTGAACAATGTTGGCATGCTGGATGGGGAGGAGCCAATTAAG GTAACAGAATCAGATGCTGTGGATGCTGTAGAGGTCGCTCTTAACCGCTACTCAGCAGATATGACAACTGGAGCAATGTGTCTGGTTGCTCTTCTGAAACTCTCCTCACGATTTCCTTTGACATCAGA GAGGATAAAACAAATAGTTGCCCAGAATAAAGGGAATGTTGTCCTTGAACTACAGCAAAGATCAATTGAATTCACTTCCATTATACAAAGACATCAGTCTATCAG ATCGTCCTTGCTTGAACGCATGCCTGTATTagatgaagctagttatctgGTGAAGCGGGCTACTGCTACACAATCAACTATTTCAGCAGATAAAATTGCTCCAACAGTCACTCCTGGAAGCCTTAAGCTTCCGAATGGTGTAGCAAAACCCACCTCAGCTCCTTTAGCTGATTTGCTTGATTTCAGTTCTGATGGTGCCCCAGCTTCCACCGTTGCTTCTACTACAACACCTAATGATTTTTTGCAAGATCTTCTGGGTATTGGTGGAGTTAGTTCATCAACGACAG GTGTAACTTCAACCGCAAGCACAGATATTCTTATGGATCTTCTGTCCATTGGATCATCTCCATCACAGAATGGCACCCCCGTAACAGACTTCCGTCATCCTGGACAAG AGTCTAAACCTGTTCCTGGTGTACCTGAAGCTGTTGACCTCCTCGGTAGTTTGTCACCAG CCGAGTCTAAACCCACACCAGTTGTACCTAAGGACATGGATCTGCTCGACGGTTTGTCATCAAATACATCTATTTCTG GACATGAGAATACAACCCACCCATCAATAACAGCTTTTCAGAGTGCAACCTTGAAGATCACGTTTGATTTCAAAATGAAGCTTGGAAACCCACGAGAGACTACAATTCATGCCACTTTTACCAATTTGACATCTAGTACTTTTACAGATTTTATTTTTCAGGCTGCTGTTCCAAAG TTCATCCAATTGAGACTGGATCCGGCTAGTGGCAACACTGTTCCAGCTAATGGAAGTGGTTCAGTCACACAAGGGCTCAACATCACCAATAACCAACAGGGACAG AAACCGCTTGCAATGCGGATCCGGATGTCTTATAAAGTGAATGGCGAGGACAGATTGGAACAAGGCCAAGTCAGCAATTTTCCTTCTGGACTATAG